Proteins found in one Coffea eugenioides isolate CCC68of chromosome 5, Ceug_1.0, whole genome shotgun sequence genomic segment:
- the LOC113770934 gene encoding uncharacterized protein LOC113770934 isoform X1: MKFLINNLLITVSLIKLHLSLILVTLLFFRTLRSIPSGVRLKLLLQSKKSAAMKEMAQTRRLNKECEEPTFGVGSIGKVRVLMMQELDSVSSKRRPTNATVPVSVYCCEKRKRSVQVKKTKSDQRNSTSTGCKSSNLSSDKRISSGISSRKKVLHQSPSAQSIPMLESEDISLERTPARGCQERRKTRIVEIVDLKCGNSEKGWSSPITDQLRRLSFSKLSD, translated from the coding sequence ATGAAGTTTCTAATCAACAATCTGCTGATAACTGTTTCATTAATCAAACTGCATCTTTCTCTTATATTAGTAACTCTGCTCTTTTTCAGAACATTGAGATCAATCCCATCTGGAGTTCGCCTGAAGCTTTTGCTTCAAAGCAAGAAATCTGCAGCTATGAAGGAAATGGCTCAAACTAGGAGGCTTAATAAGGAATGTGAAGAGCCAACATTTGGTGTTGGAAGCATTGGCAAAGTAAGAGTTCTCATGATGCAAGAGTTGGATTCCGTGTCTTCTAAAAGAAGACCTACCAATGCTACTGTGCCAGTTTCAGTCTACTGttgtgagaaaagaaaaagatcagTACAAGTCAAGAAGACTAAATCTGATCAGAGAAACAGCACTAGTACTGGTTGCAAAAGCAGCAATTTAAGCAGTGATAAAAGAATATCATCAGGAATAAGCAGTCGAAAGAAAGTTCTTCATCAAAGTCCATCTGCTCAATCCATTCCTATGTTGGAATCAGAAGACATTTCTCTGGAAAGAACTCCAGCCAGAGGCTGTCAAGAGAGGCGAAAAACTCGAATAGTCGAAATTGTGGATCTAAAATGTGGGAATTCTGAGAAAGGATGGTCTTCTCCTATTACTGATCAGCTCAGAAGGCTCAGTTTCTCAAAGCTTTCTGATTGA
- the LOC113770934 gene encoding uncharacterized protein LOC113770934 isoform X2, whose amino-acid sequence MKEMAQTRRLNKECEEPTFGVGSIGKVRVLMMQELDSVSSKRRPTNATVPVSVYCCEKRKRSVQVKKTKSDQRNSTSTGCKSSNLSSDKRISSGISSRKKVLHQSPSAQSIPMLESEDISLERTPARGCQERRKTRIVEIVDLKCGNSEKGWSSPITDQLRRLSFSKLSD is encoded by the coding sequence ATGAAGGAAATGGCTCAAACTAGGAGGCTTAATAAGGAATGTGAAGAGCCAACATTTGGTGTTGGAAGCATTGGCAAAGTAAGAGTTCTCATGATGCAAGAGTTGGATTCCGTGTCTTCTAAAAGAAGACCTACCAATGCTACTGTGCCAGTTTCAGTCTACTGttgtgagaaaagaaaaagatcagTACAAGTCAAGAAGACTAAATCTGATCAGAGAAACAGCACTAGTACTGGTTGCAAAAGCAGCAATTTAAGCAGTGATAAAAGAATATCATCAGGAATAAGCAGTCGAAAGAAAGTTCTTCATCAAAGTCCATCTGCTCAATCCATTCCTATGTTGGAATCAGAAGACATTTCTCTGGAAAGAACTCCAGCCAGAGGCTGTCAAGAGAGGCGAAAAACTCGAATAGTCGAAATTGTGGATCTAAAATGTGGGAATTCTGAGAAAGGATGGTCTTCTCCTATTACTGATCAGCTCAGAAGGCTCAGTTTCTCAAAGCTTTCTGATTGA